From a single Rutidosis leptorrhynchoides isolate AG116_Rl617_1_P2 chromosome 5, CSIRO_AGI_Rlap_v1, whole genome shotgun sequence genomic region:
- the LOC139850441 gene encoding uncharacterized protein, whose translation MEGFKRAGVEIEEAMKHLSITKGVTLCQAWVLCRDKNENEECVVKFGGSYYDAAFKDYYEACVKIEDGCGGLALKALKTHVAYFSRNIAKGELQALIPATSASESSCCLAICLRNIYTGDFDYAFEFFFSSYRNNPCFFLEFFFMDLKRRLPSFKFSSRQVLDADNLAAHNFDFIALLNEGEEKEEDCMEDIKQQLFGLTLDETNLKTKQIGVMHVRLASMNFADLMIQISQRFRLVSNSYMVYYLVKGPIRLAWISLQDDRDLQICIAYCTSKRITRLLIRVLPCTILNQGVIHTSPFQMKEESDPVAEP comes from the exons ATGGAAGGATTCAAACGTGCCGGAGTTGAAATTGAAGAGGCAATGAAACACCTTAGTATAACTAAGGGGGTAACTCTTTGTCAAGCTTGGGTCCTCTGCAGGGATAAAAATGAGAACGAGGAGTGTGTGGTCAAATTTGGCGGCAGTTACTATGATGCTGCTTTTAAGGATTATTATGAAGCGTGTGTCAAAATAGAAGACGGGTGTGGGGGGCTTGCTCTGAAGGCACTTAAAACACACGTAGCATACTTCTCCAGAAATATTGCTAAAGGGGAGCTACAAGCCTTGATCCCTGCCACCTCTGCATCCGAATCTAGCTGCTGTCTTGCCATATGCTTGAGGAATATTTACACTGGAGATTTTGATTATGCGTTCGAGTTCTTCTTCTCATCATATCGAAACAACCCTTGTTTCTTCTTGGAGTTCTTTTTTATGGACCTAAAGAGGCGTTTGCCAAGCTTCAAGTTTTCTTCTCGTCAGGTTCTAGATGCTGACAATCTTGCAGCACATAATTTCGACTTCATAGCATTGCTAAATGAAggtgaagaaaaagaagaagattgCATGGAGGATATCAAGCAACAACTATTTGGATTAACACTCGATGAAACAAACCTTAAAACTAAACAGATTG GTGTCATGCATGTGCGTTTAGCCTCGATGAACTTTGCCGATCTGATGATTCAAATCTCTCAAAGATTTCGTCTGGTTTCCAACTCTTACATGGTTTACTACTTAGTTAAGGGTCCCATTCGACTGGCATGGATCTCGCTACAAGATGATCGAGACTTGCAGATATGCATTGCTTATTGCACAAGTAAAAGAATCACCCGACTTCTAATCCGTGTTCTACCTTGTACCATCTTGAATCAAGGAGTCATCCACACATCACCATTTCAAATGAAGGAAGAGTCAGATCCAGTGGCAGAACCATAA
- the LOC139846900 gene encoding beta carbonic anhydrase 5, chloroplastic-like isoform X4: MIARRRLFHELENLERYQALSPKDSRVCPSYIIGFQPGEAFVVRNIANLVPPFENGPCETNAALEFSVNTLEVENILVTGHSCCGGIRALMSMEDEEKSRNQ, from the exons ATGATAGCGAGAAGAAGGCTCTTTCATGAATT GGAAAACTTGGAGAGGTATCAAGCACTTTCCCCCAAAg ATTCAAGAGTTTGTCCCTCTTACATCATAGGTTTTCAACCTGGTGAAGCGTTTGTTGTCCGCAATATTGCTAACCTGGTCCCACCGTTTGAG AACGGGCCATGTGAAACAAATGCTGCACTTGAATTTTCGGTGAACACTCTTGAA GTTGAAAATATACTGGTGACTGGCCATAGCTGTTGTGGAGGCATCCGTGCCCTAATGAGCATGGAAGATGAAGAAAAGTCAAG GAATCAATAA
- the LOC139846900 gene encoding beta carbonic anhydrase 5, chloroplastic-like isoform X1, translated as MIARRRLFHELENLERYQALSPKDSRVCPSYIIGFQPGEAFVVRNIANLVPPFENGPCETNAALEFSVNTLEVENILVTGHSCCGGIRALMSMEDEEKSRFDQHKSFPFLIFLRFSCYTLLLMLITREVS; from the exons ATGATAGCGAGAAGAAGGCTCTTTCATGAATT GGAAAACTTGGAGAGGTATCAAGCACTTTCCCCCAAAg ATTCAAGAGTTTGTCCCTCTTACATCATAGGTTTTCAACCTGGTGAAGCGTTTGTTGTCCGCAATATTGCTAACCTGGTCCCACCGTTTGAG AACGGGCCATGTGAAACAAATGCTGCACTTGAATTTTCGGTGAACACTCTTGAA GTTGAAAATATACTGGTGACTGGCCATAGCTGTTGTGGAGGCATCCGTGCCCTAATGAGCATGGAAGATGAAGAAAAGTCAAGGTTTGACCAACACAAATCATTTCCTTTTCTGATTTTTTTGAGGTTTTCATGTTATACTTTGCTGTTAATGCTTATTACACGTGAAGTATCATAA
- the LOC139846900 gene encoding beta carbonic anhydrase 5, chloroplastic-like isoform X2, producing MNWKTWRGIKHFPPKFLVISCADSRVCPSYIIGFQPGEAFVVRNIANLVPPFENGPCETNAALEFSVNTLEVENILVTGHSCCGGIRALMSMEDEEKSRFDQHKSFPFLIFLRFSCYTLLLMLITREVS from the exons ATGAATT GGAAAACTTGGAGAGGTATCAAGCACTTTCCCCCAAAg TTTCTGGTGATATCTTGTGCAGATTCAAGAGTTTGTCCCTCTTACATCATAGGTTTTCAACCTGGTGAAGCGTTTGTTGTCCGCAATATTGCTAACCTGGTCCCACCGTTTGAG AACGGGCCATGTGAAACAAATGCTGCACTTGAATTTTCGGTGAACACTCTTGAA GTTGAAAATATACTGGTGACTGGCCATAGCTGTTGTGGAGGCATCCGTGCCCTAATGAGCATGGAAGATGAAGAAAAGTCAAGGTTTGACCAACACAAATCATTTCCTTTTCTGATTTTTTTGAGGTTTTCATGTTATACTTTGCTGTTAATGCTTATTACACGTGAAGTATCATAA
- the LOC139846900 gene encoding beta carbonic anhydrase 5, chloroplastic-like isoform X3, with protein sequence MYRENLERYQALSPKDSRVCPSYIIGFQPGEAFVVRNIANLVPPFENGPCETNAALEFSVNTLEVENILVTGHSCCGGIRALMSMEDEEKSRFDQHKSFPFLIFLRFSCYTLLLMLITREVS encoded by the exons ATGTACAGGGAAAACTTGGAGAGGTATCAAGCACTTTCCCCCAAAg ATTCAAGAGTTTGTCCCTCTTACATCATAGGTTTTCAACCTGGTGAAGCGTTTGTTGTCCGCAATATTGCTAACCTGGTCCCACCGTTTGAG AACGGGCCATGTGAAACAAATGCTGCACTTGAATTTTCGGTGAACACTCTTGAA GTTGAAAATATACTGGTGACTGGCCATAGCTGTTGTGGAGGCATCCGTGCCCTAATGAGCATGGAAGATGAAGAAAAGTCAAGGTTTGACCAACACAAATCATTTCCTTTTCTGATTTTTTTGAGGTTTTCATGTTATACTTTGCTGTTAATGCTTATTACACGTGAAGTATCATAA